Proteins co-encoded in one Natronorubrum daqingense genomic window:
- a CDS encoding class I SAM-dependent methyltransferase yields MLDYDTTLSFPFQTSIQGLIPSPTHNLVAKRICSDIEQRVGNNGTVLIVGCGNGGEGLSGFSDEFLQQNVIGTDIRGTEFTNFLGDIHNLPVPNGGVDAVVCQAVLEHIEQIDLAISELKRITKPSGYVYIDVPFLQGYHALPTDFRRFTSNGLQNKICTNDDFNTINCGASKGPTSTLIWICCEYLAYLLSFGNSNIRKILSVALRIPTFWLKYVDLVLKKSHGLEDAAMALPSAVYWYGKKESPGQ; encoded by the coding sequence ATGCTCGATTATGATACCACGTTATCTTTCCCGTTCCAAACTTCTATTCAAGGTCTCATACCCTCACCGACTCATAACTTAGTTGCAAAACGAATCTGTTCTGATATTGAACAGAGGGTCGGAAATAATGGTACTGTCTTGATTGTTGGCTGTGGAAACGGTGGTGAAGGATTATCTGGGTTTTCAGATGAATTCCTCCAACAAAATGTGATCGGGACTGATATTAGAGGAACGGAGTTCACAAATTTCCTTGGGGACATACACAATCTCCCTGTCCCTAATGGAGGTGTCGATGCGGTGGTCTGTCAAGCTGTTCTTGAGCATATAGAACAAATCGATCTTGCCATTTCGGAGTTGAAACGTATCACCAAGCCTTCTGGCTACGTTTACATTGATGTCCCATTTCTACAGGGGTATCATGCTCTGCCAACAGATTTCAGGCGATTTACCAGCAACGGCCTTCAAAACAAAATTTGCACCAATGACGACTTCAATACAATTAACTGTGGCGCATCAAAAGGGCCAACAAGTACACTCATTTGGATATGTTGTGAGTATTTAGCCTATCTACTTAGCTTTGGGAACTCGAATATACGGAAAATTTTGAGTGTGGCTCTGCGAATCCCGACTTTTTGGTTGAAATATGTCGATTTGGTACTAAAGAAATCACACGGACTTGAGGACGCGGCAATGGCACTTCCTTCTGCTGTATATTGGTATGGAAAAAAAGAGAGTCCTGGCCAATAA
- a CDS encoding phosphotransferase has protein sequence MDVTLREGIPSTIDFETEETDVDDLEALATVQADTLDEVLARVRDDYMDGSIVDRFFKTRTACWRVLVSSVLSGRGLVVGTHDESVGILLSEVVEELYAVDTSVPRLRAQQAVANATGTTVNPVHSDLEELSFPPKSFDVIVVQCRANQIDEYLEQLEPILAEDGSLLVLTDGWTREIGLTERLGLGDSSSGVRERFESSLRGHSFGITRAVRRAGLSVVGEHALLSTSRHENQRAFDVRSQEAHDWLLHGSNKTASTTPFVIARQISRLAQRAGILRQCYPRYLFVCRRQNAAGELSSPNGIVLAGKNRSTVLELEDNEIQRIRKVPNSSWQATVNENAQAALNTVPDSLADTVPTGESQETTFGPERIEQPVSGTPLDQTLEATPESVDRHLEAVFDWLIEFQRATCDRWVTKTPAEIERELTVEQVGLSNPPSVDRELEVPQVVTHGDLSGSNIYLRNQEVSYVIDWEFSKISANPIIDVGYLILQLIDAFGTNFNSSFKNYFINNMPIGKLLCSHLQNYSDQIGIDPHCIAVYLPLGYIHQTKTDLRYNRKSDVDWPTRVHSIWNFQEEVANRIV, from the coding sequence ATGGACGTAACTCTCAGAGAGGGTATTCCAAGCACCATCGATTTCGAGACGGAAGAAACAGACGTGGACGATCTCGAAGCGCTCGCAACCGTGCAAGCCGACACACTCGACGAGGTCTTAGCACGCGTCAGGGACGATTACATGGACGGCTCGATAGTCGATCGATTTTTCAAGACGCGAACGGCGTGCTGGCGCGTGCTCGTTTCGTCGGTACTTTCCGGACGTGGGTTGGTCGTCGGCACCCACGACGAGAGCGTGGGGATTCTCTTGAGCGAAGTGGTGGAGGAACTGTACGCAGTTGACACGAGCGTGCCCCGCCTTCGAGCACAACAGGCAGTTGCGAACGCGACGGGAACGACTGTGAACCCCGTTCACAGCGATCTCGAGGAACTTTCGTTCCCTCCGAAATCGTTCGACGTGATCGTCGTGCAGTGTCGAGCGAACCAGATTGATGAGTACCTCGAGCAACTCGAACCCATTTTGGCCGAGGACGGGTCGCTCCTGGTACTGACCGACGGCTGGACGCGAGAGATTGGTCTGACGGAACGACTCGGGTTGGGTGATTCGTCCAGTGGCGTTCGCGAGCGTTTCGAGTCGTCGCTTCGAGGGCATTCCTTCGGAATTACTCGTGCAGTACGGCGTGCTGGCCTGTCGGTTGTGGGGGAACACGCACTGCTTTCGACGTCGCGACACGAGAACCAGCGGGCGTTCGATGTTCGGAGTCAAGAAGCCCACGACTGGCTGCTCCACGGGTCGAATAAAACGGCGAGTACGACGCCGTTCGTTATTGCCCGTCAGATTTCCCGACTCGCACAGCGAGCAGGGATCCTTCGGCAGTGCTATCCGAGATATCTGTTCGTTTGTCGCCGCCAGAACGCAGCGGGGGAGCTGTCTTCCCCGAACGGTATCGTTCTAGCCGGGAAGAATCGATCGACCGTCCTCGAACTCGAGGACAACGAGATTCAACGAATCCGAAAAGTTCCGAACAGCAGTTGGCAGGCGACGGTAAACGAGAACGCCCAAGCCGCACTCAATACCGTGCCCGATTCACTCGCAGACACGGTGCCGACTGGGGAATCGCAGGAGACGACGTTCGGACCGGAACGGATCGAACAACCCGTGAGTGGGACGCCGCTGGATCAAACGTTAGAAGCGACGCCCGAGAGCGTCGATCGCCACCTCGAGGCCGTGTTCGATTGGTTGATCGAGTTCCAGCGAGCAACGTGTGATAGGTGGGTCACCAAAACGCCAGCCGAGATCGAACGGGAACTGACAGTAGAGCAAGTGGGTTTATCTAATCCCCCGTCAGTGGATCGCGAACTCGAGGTTCCTCAAGTGGTTACGCATGGGGATCTATCTGGATCGAATATCTACCTCAGGAACCAGGAGGTATCATACGTTATTGATTGGGAGTTTTCTAAAATTAGTGCTAATCCAATTATCGATGTTGGATATCTTATACTACAACTCATTGACGCCTTCGGTACTAATTTTAATTCGTCATTCAAGAACTATTTTATCAATAATATGCCGATTGGAAAGCTGCTGTGTAGTCATCTCCAAAATTATTCTGATCAGATAGGAATTGATCCTCACTGTATTGCTGTATATCTTCCACTTGGATACATTCACCAGACGAAGACTGACCTGAGATATAATAGGAAGTCAGATGTTGATTGGCCTACTCGTGTCCATTCAATTTGGAATTTTCAGGAGGAGGTAGCTAATCGAATAGTGTGA
- a CDS encoding winged helix-turn-helix domain-containing protein, translated as MRFDADWMSRADDRILEHLAEEGPDTPKEMADSDRVRFSRQHINARCKTLVTYGLLVHLGNGVYDITREGQQYLAGDLDARDLDPQ; from the coding sequence ATGCGCTTTGACGCCGACTGGATGTCACGCGCCGATGATCGTATTCTGGAGCATCTTGCCGAAGAGGGACCCGATACCCCAAAGGAAATGGCTGACAGTGATCGCGTCCGCTTCTCTCGACAGCATATCAACGCCCGCTGTAAAACACTCGTCACCTACGGTCTCCTCGTTCATCTCGGGAACGGTGTCTACGATATTACCCGCGAGGGTCAGCAGTATCTCGCTGGCGATCTCGACGCTCGCGATCTGGACCCACAGTAA
- a CDS encoding glycosyltransferase family 4 protein: protein MRILRVAQKVYPDVKGGGPYHVHAMSRDQAAMGHDVTVVTVRTDPGEPHTEERDGYTVVRYDPVASPLGNDLSPGLAQYLAAAADFDVIHAHSHLYAATNLAALKRFLGDTPLAITNHGLYSQNAPEWVFDLYLRSIGRWTFNQADVVFCYTETDRERVREFGVSSRIEVVSNGIDTERFTPAGPESELIDSEGPVVLFVGRLVEGKRPELVLEAFERLADSKAELYFCGTGALRSVLEERAGSNVTFLGSVPYGEMSSVYRGADLLVLASRAEGVPRTIMEALSTGVPVVSSDLPQVRSTFGDSVTYVSEVTPEAVARRIRRKLEGETTPTLDDAFRWERTVEETTEVLVELGTRAPRELQGVGG, encoded by the coding sequence ATGCGGATTCTGCGCGTCGCACAGAAGGTGTACCCGGACGTGAAAGGCGGCGGCCCGTACCACGTCCACGCGATGAGTCGCGATCAGGCGGCGATGGGACACGACGTGACGGTGGTGACGGTGCGAACGGATCCGGGAGAGCCACACACGGAAGAGCGAGACGGATACACGGTCGTGCGATACGATCCCGTCGCGAGCCCGCTGGGCAACGATCTGAGCCCCGGACTGGCGCAGTATCTGGCCGCGGCGGCGGACTTCGACGTGATCCACGCCCACTCTCACCTCTACGCTGCGACGAACCTCGCGGCGCTCAAGCGGTTTCTGGGCGACACCCCACTGGCGATCACGAACCACGGCCTCTACTCGCAGAACGCGCCCGAGTGGGTCTTCGATCTGTATCTGCGGTCTATTGGTCGATGGACGTTCAACCAAGCTGATGTCGTGTTCTGTTACACCGAGACCGACCGGGAACGGGTTCGGGAGTTCGGCGTCTCGAGTCGGATCGAGGTCGTCTCGAACGGCATCGACACGGAGCGCTTTACGCCCGCCGGGCCGGAAAGCGAGCTGATCGACAGCGAGGGTCCCGTCGTGTTGTTCGTCGGACGGTTGGTCGAGGGGAAGCGTCCGGAGTTGGTACTAGAGGCGTTCGAACGGCTGGCGGATTCGAAGGCCGAGCTGTACTTCTGTGGCACCGGAGCACTTCGATCGGTGCTCGAGGAGCGCGCTGGGTCGAACGTTACCTTCCTCGGCTCGGTTCCCTACGGCGAGATGTCGAGCGTCTATCGAGGTGCGGACCTGTTGGTTCTCGCGAGTCGGGCCGAAGGCGTCCCGCGGACGATCATGGAGGCCCTGTCGACGGGTGTCCCGGTCGTCAGTTCGGATCTACCGCAGGTTCGGTCGACGTTCGGCGATTCGGTGACGTACGTTTCCGAGGTGACACCCGAGGCGGTTGCTAGACGTATTCGACGGAAACTCGAGGGGGAAACCACGCCAACGTTAGACGATGCGTTTCGCTGGGAACGAACGGTCGAGGAGACGACCGAGGTCCTCGTAGAGCTTGGCACTCGAGCACCGCGGGAACTGCAGGGTGTTGGCGGATGA
- a CDS encoding single stranded DNA-binding domain-containing protein, which produces MRLATRIVLTALFLGALLGLCVHYGGTYDDNWPHPSGDQLQDDPDAAVGERVLLFGSVESVEDDTLEIHVTDSEGRVAVELEIDGVDESVASGGTVQVYGVLEDDQTMTPDETVVVEEDDRAFEYKLATSLVGVVLAIAYFCRYWRIDWTTVAFEPRSGGDDRDG; this is translated from the coding sequence ATGCGACTCGCCACCAGAATCGTGCTGACCGCACTCTTTCTCGGTGCGCTCCTCGGTCTCTGTGTTCACTACGGCGGGACGTACGACGACAATTGGCCACATCCCTCGGGCGATCAACTACAGGATGACCCCGACGCCGCCGTCGGTGAGCGAGTTCTCCTGTTTGGGTCCGTCGAGTCGGTCGAAGACGATACCCTCGAGATTCACGTCACCGATTCCGAGGGCCGAGTCGCTGTCGAACTCGAGATCGACGGCGTCGACGAGTCTGTCGCTTCGGGGGGTACTGTGCAAGTCTATGGCGTTCTCGAGGACGACCAAACGATGACTCCCGACGAGACGGTCGTCGTCGAGGAAGATGACCGAGCGTTCGAGTACAAACTCGCCACGTCCCTCGTCGGCGTCGTACTCGCAATCGCGTACTTCTGTCGCTACTGGCGAATCGACTGGACTACCGTCGCCTTCGAACCGCGATCCGGAGGTGACGATCGGGATGGCTGA
- a CDS encoding metal-dependent hydrolase, whose translation MAELLSHVLVAYALATVAKWSLEWFTERHVGVVMIGSLLPDLNRIDLFVSETTFESVLGVPFGLDAIHTLGGVVLLSAVGAMVVTTHHRRVFGLLLAGAVSHLILDAFKAYADGAADAWLYPITWIRHPTPNLYVSADPAVLGFTASVALLVWWGDYSQGN comes from the coding sequence ATGGCTGAACTCCTCTCGCACGTTCTCGTCGCCTACGCCCTCGCGACTGTAGCCAAGTGGTCGCTCGAGTGGTTCACCGAGCGCCACGTCGGCGTCGTCATGATCGGGTCTCTCCTGCCCGATCTAAACCGAATTGACCTCTTCGTCTCGGAGACGACGTTCGAATCGGTCCTGGGCGTCCCGTTCGGTCTCGACGCGATCCACACGCTCGGTGGGGTCGTCCTTTTGTCGGCAGTTGGTGCAATGGTCGTCACGACGCATCACCGCCGAGTGTTCGGCCTGTTGCTCGCGGGTGCGGTCTCGCACCTCATACTCGATGCGTTCAAAGCCTACGCCGATGGGGCAGCCGACGCGTGGCTGTATCCGATTACCTGGATTCGTCATCCGACTCCGAATCTCTACGTCTCAGCCGATCCAGCTGTCCTCGGTTTCACCGCCAGCGTCGCACTTCTCGTCTGGTGGGGAGACTATTCTCAGGGCAACTGA